Proteins found in one Pseudomonas mosselii genomic segment:
- a CDS encoding TetR/AcrR family transcriptional regulator, protein MKTRDRILECALQLFNRQGEPNVSTLEIANELGISPGNLYYHFHGKEPLVIGLFERFEEELMPLLDPPLDVRLDAEDYWLFLHLIVERMAQYRFLFQDLSNLTGRLPKLARGMRSLINALKRTLAALLASLKGQGQVTSETQALGQLVEQITLTLMCSLDYQRVLGREGDVGVVVYQVMMLVAPHLQAPARRAAEQLAMRYLEG, encoded by the coding sequence ATGAAGACCCGCGACCGTATCCTTGAATGTGCCTTGCAGCTGTTCAACCGCCAGGGCGAGCCGAACGTCTCGACCTTGGAGATCGCCAATGAACTGGGGATCAGCCCCGGCAACCTGTACTACCACTTCCACGGCAAGGAGCCGCTGGTGATCGGCCTGTTCGAGCGTTTCGAAGAGGAGCTGATGCCACTGCTCGATCCGCCCCTAGATGTGCGCCTGGACGCCGAGGACTACTGGCTGTTCCTGCACCTGATCGTCGAGCGCATGGCCCAGTACCGCTTTTTGTTCCAGGACCTGTCCAACCTCACCGGGCGCCTGCCCAAGCTGGCGCGGGGCATGCGCAGCCTGATCAACGCCCTCAAGCGCACCCTGGCGGCGTTGCTGGCCAGCCTCAAGGGCCAGGGCCAGGTGACCAGTGAGACCCAGGCGCTGGGGCAACTGGTGGAGCAGATCACCCTGACCCTGATGTGCTCGCTGGACTACCAGCGGGTGCTGGGGCGCGAGGGCGATGTGGGGGTGGTGGTATACCAGGTGATGATGCTGGTGGCGCCGCATCTGCAGGCACCGGCGCGCAGGGCGGCGGAGCAGTTGGCGATGCGCTATCTGGAAGGCTGA
- a CDS encoding phasin family protein, giving the protein MAKVNLKQKDDAQGSTLGEVRGYARKIWLAGIGAYARVGQEGSDYFKELVKAGEGVEKRGKKRLGKEIEAANGHLDEATQEVSRVRGKVEVQLDKIEKAFDARVGRALNRLGIPSKHDVEALSIKLEQLHELLERVAHKP; this is encoded by the coding sequence ATGGCCAAAGTGAATCTCAAGCAGAAAGACGACGCCCAAGGCAGTACCCTGGGTGAGGTGCGCGGCTACGCCCGCAAGATCTGGCTGGCGGGCATCGGTGCCTACGCCCGCGTCGGCCAGGAAGGTTCCGACTACTTCAAGGAGCTGGTGAAGGCCGGCGAAGGCGTCGAAAAACGCGGCAAGAAGCGCCTGGGTAAAGAGATCGAAGCCGCCAACGGCCATCTCGACGAAGCCACCCAGGAAGTCAGCCGGGTACGCGGCAAGGTCGAGGTCCAGCTGGACAAAATCGAGAAAGCCTTCGACGCCCGTGTCGGTCGCGCCTTGAATCGCCTCGGCATTCCGTCTAAACATGACGTTGAGGCGTTGTCCATCAAGCTTGAACAGCTGCATGAGCTGCTCGAGCGCGTCGCGCACAAACCATAA
- a CDS encoding ubiquinone biosynthesis accessory factor UbiJ — MLLAGLLASAEHGLNRVLRLDSTALPRLAALEGRVIEIDCVQPALKVFVLPDEEGLMLAAHWEGEVDCTLRAPAGRLAQLALAKDKTAVLHSPQIELHGDSAVLLDLFGIVQDLELDWEYELQRWLGPVPTALIAGHLRLRARWTRQGLARFGENLSEYLAEESRTLVGKREAEAAFSELDALKVDIERLEARLRRLAHTLDTSDNA; from the coding sequence ATGCTCCTGGCCGGCCTGCTCGCCAGCGCCGAGCACGGGCTCAACCGTGTCCTGCGCCTGGACAGCACCGCCCTCCCGCGCCTGGCGGCGCTGGAGGGCCGGGTGATCGAGATCGACTGCGTGCAGCCGGCCCTGAAGGTGTTCGTGCTGCCCGACGAGGAAGGCCTGATGCTCGCCGCCCACTGGGAGGGCGAGGTCGACTGCACCCTGCGTGCCCCCGCCGGACGCCTGGCGCAGCTGGCCCTGGCCAAGGACAAGACCGCCGTACTGCACAGCCCCCAGATCGAACTGCATGGCGACAGCGCCGTGCTGCTCGACCTGTTCGGCATCGTGCAAGACCTGGAGCTGGACTGGGAATACGAGCTGCAGCGCTGGCTGGGCCCGGTGCCCACCGCGCTGATCGCCGGCCACCTGCGCCTGCGCGCGCGCTGGACCCGCCAGGGTCTGGCCCGTTTCGGCGAGAACCTCTCCGAGTACCTGGCCGAGGAATCCCGCACCCTGGTCGGCAAACGCGAAGCCGAAGCGGCGTTCAGCGAGCTCGATGCGCTGAAAGTCGACATCGAACGTCTCGAGGCGCGCCTGCGCCGCCTCGCCCACACTCTTGATACCAGCGATAACGCATGA
- a CDS encoding phasin family protein has protein sequence MAGKKNTEKEGSSWIGGIEKYSRKIWLAGLGIYSKIDQDGPKLFDSLVKDGEKAEKQAKKTAEDVAESAKSSTNSRVSGVKDRALGKWSELEEAFDKRLNSAISRLGVPSRNEIKALHQQVDSLTKQIEKLTGASVTPISKASASKTAAKPLAKAAAKPAAKTAAAKPAAKPAAKTAAAKPAAKPAAAKPAAKPTAAKKPAVKKATPTKPAAAKPAAPAPAATAAPAPSAAPASSTPSAPVNAATQA, from the coding sequence ATGGCTGGCAAGAAGAACACCGAGAAAGAAGGCAGTTCCTGGATCGGCGGAATCGAGAAGTATTCCCGCAAGATCTGGTTGGCTGGCCTGGGTATCTACTCCAAGATCGACCAGGACGGTCCCAAGCTGTTCGATTCGCTGGTGAAGGATGGCGAAAAGGCTGAGAAGCAGGCGAAGAAAACCGCCGAAGACGTGGCCGAAAGCGCCAAGTCGTCGACCAACTCCCGGGTGTCTGGCGTGAAGGACCGCGCGCTGGGCAAGTGGAGCGAGCTGGAAGAGGCCTTCGACAAGCGCTTGAACAGCGCCATCTCGCGCCTGGGCGTGCCCAGCCGCAATGAGATCAAGGCCCTGCACCAGCAGGTCGACTCGCTGACCAAGCAGATCGAGAAGCTGACCGGCGCGTCGGTGACCCCGATCTCCAAGGCCAGTGCCAGCAAGACCGCGGCCAAGCCCTTGGCCAAGGCGGCAGCCAAGCCTGCGGCCAAGACCGCTGCGGCCAAACCGGCGGCCAAGCCTGCGGCGAAAACCGCGGCGGCTAAACCGGCAGCCAAGCCAGCGGCGGCCAAACCCGCTGCCAAACCCACTGCGGCCAAAAAGCCGGCCGTGAAGAAAGCGACTCCGACCAAGCCTGCGGCAGCCAAGCCGGCCGCTCCGGCGCCCGCCGCCACCGCGGCTCCGGCTCCGAGCGCGGCCCCGGCCAGCAGCACGCCGTCGGCACCGGTGAACGCGGCCACCCAGGCCTGA
- the ubiE gene encoding bifunctional demethylmenaquinone methyltransferase/2-methoxy-6-polyprenyl-1,4-benzoquinol methylase UbiE: MTDQRKGDHAEPTTHFGYQDVPESQKAKKVAEVFHSVAAKYDLMNDVLSGGMHRLWKRFTIELSGVRSGNRVLDIAGGTGDLAAKFSRLVGPTGQVVLADINDSMLKVGRDRLLDRGVAGNIEFVQADAEKLPFPDNHFDCVTIAFGLRNVTHKDEAIRSMLRVLKPGGRLLILEFSKPTNKLMSKAYDAYSFAFMPLAGKLITNDAESYRYLAESIRMHPDQETLKSMMVEAGFDRVTYHNMTSGIVAVHRGIKP, from the coding sequence ATGACCGACCAGCGCAAAGGCGACCACGCCGAACCCACTACCCACTTCGGCTACCAGGACGTGCCCGAGAGCCAGAAGGCGAAGAAAGTCGCCGAGGTGTTCCACTCGGTGGCCGCCAAGTACGACCTGATGAACGACGTGCTGTCCGGCGGCATGCACCGCCTGTGGAAGCGCTTCACCATCGAGCTGTCCGGCGTGCGCAGCGGCAACCGGGTGCTGGACATCGCCGGTGGCACCGGCGACCTGGCCGCCAAGTTCTCGCGCCTGGTCGGCCCGACCGGCCAGGTGGTGCTGGCCGACATCAACGACTCGATGCTCAAGGTCGGCCGTGACCGCCTGCTCGACCGCGGCGTGGCCGGCAACATCGAGTTCGTCCAGGCCGACGCCGAGAAGCTGCCGTTCCCGGACAACCACTTCGACTGCGTGACCATCGCTTTCGGCCTGCGCAACGTGACCCACAAGGACGAAGCCATCCGTTCCATGCTGCGGGTGCTCAAGCCTGGTGGCCGCCTGTTGATCCTGGAGTTCTCCAAGCCGACCAACAAGTTGATGTCCAAGGCCTACGACGCCTATTCGTTCGCCTTCATGCCGCTGGCCGGCAAGCTGATCACCAACGACGCGGAAAGCTACCGCTACCTGGCCGAATCGATCCGCATGCACCCCGACCAGGAAACGCTCAAGAGCATGATGGTCGAGGCTGGCTTCGACCGCGTCACCTACCACAACATGACCAGCGGCATCGTCGCCGTGCACCGGGGGATCAAGCCCTGA
- a CDS encoding polyhydroxyalkanoic acid system family protein, protein MTQISVERKHSLGREAARAKAEALVDRLSREYDLKATWNGDRVDVTRSGANGSVHIGEDTIRVELKLGMMLSMMSASIKGEIERALDKALA, encoded by the coding sequence ATGACCCAGATCAGCGTCGAACGCAAACACTCCCTCGGCCGTGAAGCCGCCCGTGCCAAGGCCGAGGCGCTGGTCGACAGGCTCAGCCGCGAATACGACCTCAAGGCCACCTGGAACGGCGACCGCGTCGATGTGACGCGCAGTGGTGCCAATGGCAGCGTGCACATTGGCGAGGACACCATCCGCGTCGAGCTGAAGCTGGGCATGATGCTGTCGATGATGAGCGCCAGCATCAAGGGCGAGATCGAGCGGGCGCTGGACAAGGCACTGGCCTGA